GCGGCGGTCCGGAACCGTTCGTAGAGGGATCGGAACGTCATCGTGCTGTCCTTCCGCGTGACGGCAGGACCCCGTCCTGGCCGCTCTCGATGTGCAGCAGGTTGCGAAACGTGAGCTCGACCAACGACTCCCGGGGCCGCCCCCGGCGAGCCGAGTCCACGGCGAACCGCAACGCCCCCGGCAGCTGCCGCCAGGCGTCGGCCGCGTCCTCCACCCCAGCCCGCCGGTACCGGAACACGTGGTGCCCGGCCGCGCTCCACAGGTCGTCCAAGCAACCGGCGGCGACCGCCGGGTCACGGCGGAACAAGTCGCTCAGGAACGGCACCACGTCAGCCGCCCCCACCAGCCACCGCCCGCCGTTCTGCCCCACCTCCGCGGGAGAACGTCGTACCCCCGTGGGAGAATGGAGACGGGGGCCGGAGGCCACGCCCACCGCGGCGCCCACCTCGCGCCGCAACCACTTCCGCCCGCCCTCCGGCACCGCGACCACGTGCCCGAACACCAGCGAGTTCCGGCGCGCCTGCACGGGCGACAACACCTCCGGCCCGTCCATCGCGCGCAGCAGCACCTCGGTGCTCAGCGTCCCCTCGAACGGCTGCTGCTCCCCGGTCGGCAGCAACCCGGCGAAGTGGTCCACGACCCGCCACGAGTCGCCGTCCCGCCCGGTCACCAGCAACCAGTGCGGCGCCGTCTCGGACGTCCCGTACGACGGCGACCACGGCAGCCGGGCGTTGTCCACCGCCACGACCACCCGCCCCCACCGGTCCAGCTCCGCCTCCCACCCCGGACCGGCGGCGTACCGCAGGAGCGAACCGTCCGGCAGGACGTCCAACGGCGTGCGGTGGTGGGAAAAGGCGAGGTCGTCCGGCCGCACCGCCAACCGCACCGAGTCCGCGAACCGGTCCAGAGCCGTGTCGTCGAAGGAGTCCAGGTACGCCAGCAGGTTCGCCGTGTAACAGCTCAGGCCGGAGAACAAGACGCCTCCCGGTACGCGCAACTCGCCGGCACCGGAGTCGGCAACCGGTGCCACCGCACCCCGTGCCACACGCCCGTGTCCTGCCCGACCTCGACCGGAACCGTCCACGGCAGCCCGCCGATCCCCGTCCCCTCGGCCTTCACGCACGCCTCCTGCACGCTCCACATACACGCGAACTCCACGTCCACGGTGGACAGAGACCGCAACGCCGCCAACGCGGAAGGCGTGCAGCACCGCCGCAACATCCCCTCCGACACCGGCAACGGCGGCTGCACGTCCACCCCCACCTCGACCCCGATCCCGACCGCCGCCGCGATCCACCCGCCGTCGTGCGACAGGCTCACCGACAGGTCCGGACGGCCGACGAGGTACGGCTGCCCACTGCTCCGCGACGACACCGCCACCCCGGCGGCGTCCGGCACCACCAGCCCCAGCAGCCGCGCGAGCAACCCCCGCGCCGCCAACCGGGTCGAAGCGCACGCCGCCCGCTCCACCGCCGCGAACACCCCCGGCGCGACACCGAAGACGCCCGCGGACACAGGCGCGCCCGCGGAAACCTCCGAGACCGTCATCGCAGCAAGTCCTCCGCGTGCTCGGCGATCCCGGCCAACATGGCCCCCGAAACACCCCCGGCCACCCCGAACATCGCCGCCTCGGCCCGCAACCCGGCCACCCCGCCGTCGGCGAACGACGAGGCTCCCACCAGCTCCGCGCACACCCCCAGCACCCGGTCCAGCCCCTCGGCCACGGCGACCTTCACCACCATGCTGTCCACCAGGTCCCCCTCCCGGAACGACGAGCACAACGCCTCCACCCGCCGCGCCTCCACCAGCCCCCGCGCGAACCGGTCCCGCACGACGGCGTTGTCCCACGCCACCCCGGACCCCAGCGGCCGCATGAGCAACTCCCGCCGGGTCGAGGCCAACACCCGCCGGCACAGAGCCGCCGCCCACAACGCACCGGCCAACCGCTCGGTCGCCACGTGCCGCGCGAACACCGCCAGCCCCCGCCCCGGCGCGCCGACGACCCAGTCCCGCCCCAGCGTCACCCCGGAGAACTCCAGGTGCCCCACCCCGGCCCCGGCGAACGCCGACCCGGCCGACACCCGCGTGACCCCGGGCGCGTCCAACGGCACCAACACCCACACGAAGCTGGTGAAGTGCCGCTGCGGCCGGTGCCGAGCCAGCACCAAGGCGTAGTCGGCGAACAAGGCGTTCGTGATCCACCGCTTCCCGCCGTCCACCACGACGGAGTCCTCGGACAGCCGTGCCGAGGTCGTCAGGTCCATCAGGTCCGACCCGGCCGCACCCGCATCGGTCGCCGCCAGCGCCAACACGACCGACCCGCGCTCGGCCTCCGAGCACACCTCGCCCACCGGCCCGGTCCGGTGCGCGCGCAGGATCGGCAACGCCGTCGCCACCTGCACGCACACCGACAGCACGACCCCCAGCGGGTACCGGGCGTCCAACGAAGGCAGCAGCTCCCGCAACACCTCCACCGGCCGGTCCCGGGACAGCACCCCGGACCGCCCCAGCGAAGCCCACACCGCCCGCGCGTCGACGTCGAGGACCGCCTCAGGCAAGGCGGACCTCCGGGTCCAGCAGCACGGCCACCCCGTTGGCCAGCCGCAACCGGTCGTCGGCGTAGTTCAGCGACGCCGACCGCAGGTCCCGGAACACCCGCTCCAGCCCCAGCGCCGACCCGCGCAGGTAGCCGTGCCGCAGCCCGACGACCTCCACGAGCTGGTCCACCGCCTGGAAGCACTGCCGCGCCGCCTGCACCTTCAGCGTGTTGACCAGCATCCGCACCGGCGGCGCGGACAGGTCCGCCGAGCCCGCCACCGCGTGCAACGTCTGCCGCAGCAACGCGTTGACCACCTCCAGCCGCCCGCGCACCGACGCCAACCGGGTCAGCAGCAGGTCGGACTCGGTGTCGAACTGCTTGCGCCCCTCCGGCGACCGGATGTGCCCGACCACCCGGGACAACGCGCCCGCCGCCGCGCCCAGCCACGCCGCAGCCCACCCCAGGTGCGCCAACGGCCCGAAGGTCGCGGTCACGATGTCGCGGAACCCGCCGCGCTCACCGACCACCTGCGTCACCGGCACCGCACCGGTCAACCGCATCGGCACGCTGTGCGTGGCCCGCATCCCCAACGGGTCCCACCCGCCCAGCACGGACACGTCGAGCTGGTCGCGCCGCGCGTACACCAGGGACACCTGGCTGGGCGAGGTCGCGTCCGGTGCCAGCGCGGTGATCAGGTAGGCGTCGGCGTGCTCGCCGCCGGTGACGATCGGCGCGTCGCGGTCCACCCGCAGCACCTCGTCGTCCCCGGTGGTCGCGGACTCCGACACCAGCAGGTGTCCGCCCTTGCCGCGCTCGGTGGTCACCGACCCCAGGTACAGCTCCCCGCGCCCCAACGCGGGCAGCACCGAATCCCGCAGCGCCGGACCCGCGTGCCGGACCAGCGTCGCCGCCTGCTGGCAGTGCATGGCGAACACCATCGCCACCGACATGTCCTCGCGGGCCAGCCGCTGGGTCACGTCCACCACCTCGGCGTACCCGCCGCCCATGCCGCCGAACTCGCCCGGCACCACCAACCCGAGCAGCCCCGACGACCGCAGCGCCTCCAGCGACCGCACCGGGAACCGGGCGTCACGATCGGCCTGCCCCGCCTCCTCGGCGACGACCGCCAGCACCTCCTCCAGCGTCAGCACTGCCGCGCCCCCGAGATCGCCGCCCACAGGCTGCCGGCCGTGGCGAAGGTGGTGTCGGTGAGCAGCTCGTCGGGCAACGACACCTGGTAGGTGTCCTCGATGGCGAACAGCAGCTCGATGGCCTGCATCGAGTCCAGGCCCAGGTCGCGCAACGACGACTCCAGCGTGATCTCGGCGCCGCCCGCGTACTTCAGGAACGGTCGCAGCATGTCCGCGAAGCGGGGATCCACTTGTCCATCACTCCCAGTCGTGATCGGTGGGCTGCTCCCGGCGCAGCGCCAGGGCGGAGACGTCCAGCACCCGTCCACTCCGGACGGTCACCTCCAGGGGCGGCGGGTGCCCCAGGAACGCCACGAGGCTCGCGGTCAGGCCGTACGCGCCGACGTTCGGCACGGCCAGCACGTCGCCCGGCCGCGCGTCCACGACGTCCACGCCCCGGCCCCACGTGTCCAGCGGCGTGCACAGCGGCCCGGCGACGATCGCGCCGGTGAGCCGGTCCCGGCCCTCCAGGCTGAGCAGGTGCGGCACCATCGGCGGCAGCCGGCGCAGGCCCGACATGCCGCCCAGGTGGTTGATCCCGGACTCCAGCACCAGCACGGGCGTGCCGTGCGAGACCTTGGCGTCCAGCACCCGGGTCAGCAGCCGCCCGGCCGTGGCCACCAGGTAGCGGCCGGACTCGAACGCCACCGCCGGCCGCCCCTCCCGCCAGTCCGGGAACGCCGAGTCCAGCAGGTCCTCGACCCGCCCGGCCAGGCCGTCGAACACCGGCAGCGCCCCGGCGCGGGCGAAGGGCGCGCCGAACCCGCCGCCCAGGTCCAGCACCTCGACCTCCCACCCGCACGCGTCGGCGAGCTTGCGGGCGGTCGTGGCGGCCTGCGTGAACTGGGCGACCAGGGCGTCCTCGTCGGTCAGGTTCGTGCCCATGTAGAGGTGGAACCCGGCGGGCGTGGCCGCGTCCCGCGCGCCGAACAGCTCCGGCCGGGCCAGCACCCACTCGGCGTCCGCGCCGAACTGCGACGCCACCCCGGTCATGGTCAGGCCTTGACCGGGCACGGGCGCGCTGTCGTTGACCCGCAACAGGAACCGCGCGTCACCGGGGGAGAGGCGGTCGAGCTGGTCGATGGCGTGCGGGGAGTCCACCGAGAACCACCGCACGCCCTGTCGCAGCGCGTCGGCGACCTCGGCGTCCCGCTTGCCCGGCCCGGTGTAGAGCACGTCGTCGGGCGAGAACCCGGCCGACGACGCCACTTCCAGCTCGCCGGGCGAGCACACCTCCGCGTGGCACCCGGCCGCCCGCAGCGCCGCGACCACCGACGGGTGCGGGTTGGCCTTGAGCGAGTAGTACAACCGGCTCGGCGCCGGCAGCGCGGCCCGCAGCAACGCCACCGAGCGGTCCACCTCGTCCAGGTCGTAGACGTACGCCGGAGTGCGCATCACAGGCCCTCCGCCAACGCCCGCCGGTCGACCTTCCCGTTGCGGGTCAACGGGATGTCCTCGACGACCAGGCAGCGGCCGGGGATCTTGAACTCCTCCAGCTCCGCCCGCAACCCGATCAACACCTGGTCGGGCACGACCTCGCCGACCACGAACAGCACCGCGCCCTCCCGGCCGTCCCCGGGCGGCAGCACGGCCGCCGACCGCACCCCGGCGACCCGGTGCGCGGCGGCCTCCACCTCGGTCGCGCTGACCCGGAAGCCGCGCTCCTTGTAGAGGTCGTCGCGCCGGCCGGAGAAGTACAGGTAGCCGTCGGCGTCCAAGTGCCCGTAGTCCCCGGTGTGCAGCTGCGGGAACAGGCCCTCCACCAGCCGGAACCGCTGCGCGGTCAGCTCCGGCCGCCGCCAGTACCCGGCCATCACGTTCGGCCCGCGCACCACGATCTCGCCGACCTCGCCGGGCGGCAGCCGCCGGCCGTCCTCGGCCACGGTGAACACCTCCGTGCCCGGCAACGCCCGCCCGCACGCGCCCGGCCGGCGCAGGTCCTCGTCCGGCGGCATGATCGTGGCCCGCTTGCACTCGGTCAGCCCGAACATCAACTGCACCCGCAGCCCGGGGATGGAAGAACGCAACTGCCGCAACGGTTC
This DNA window, taken from Saccharothrix variisporea, encodes the following:
- a CDS encoding 4'-phosphopantetheinyl transferase family protein — protein: MTVSEVSAGAPVSAGVFGVAPGVFAAVERAACASTRLAARGLLARLLGLVVPDAAGVAVSSRSSGQPYLVGRPDLSVSLSHDGGWIAAAVGIGVEVGVDVQPPLPVSEGMLRRCCTPSALAALRSLSTVDVEFACMWSVQEACVKAEGTGIGGLPWTVPVEVGQDTGVWHGVRWHRLPTPVPASCAYREASCSPA
- a CDS encoding acyl-CoA dehydrogenase family protein yields the protein MPEAVLDVDARAVWASLGRSGVLSRDRPVEVLRELLPSLDARYPLGVVLSVCVQVATALPILRAHRTGPVGEVCSEAERGSVVLALAATDAGAAGSDLMDLTTSARLSEDSVVVDGGKRWITNALFADYALVLARHRPQRHFTSFVWVLVPLDAPGVTRVSAGSAFAGAGVGHLEFSGVTLGRDWVVGAPGRGLAVFARHVATERLAGALWAAALCRRVLASTRRELLMRPLGSGVAWDNAVVRDRFARGLVEARRVEALCSSFREGDLVDSMVVKVAVAEGLDRVLGVCAELVGASSFADGGVAGLRAEAAMFGVAGGVSGAMLAGIAEHAEDLLR
- a CDS encoding acyl-CoA dehydrogenase family protein translates to MLTLEEVLAVVAEEAGQADRDARFPVRSLEALRSSGLLGLVVPGEFGGMGGGYAEVVDVTQRLAREDMSVAMVFAMHCQQAATLVRHAGPALRDSVLPALGRGELYLGSVTTERGKGGHLLVSESATTGDDEVLRVDRDAPIVTGGEHADAYLITALAPDATSPSQVSLVYARRDQLDVSVLGGWDPLGMRATHSVPMRLTGAVPVTQVVGERGGFRDIVTATFGPLAHLGWAAAWLGAAAGALSRVVGHIRSPEGRKQFDTESDLLLTRLASVRGRLEVVNALLRQTLHAVAGSADLSAPPVRMLVNTLKVQAARQCFQAVDQLVEVVGLRHGYLRGSALGLERVFRDLRSASLNYADDRLRLANGVAVLLDPEVRLA
- a CDS encoding acyl carrier protein, whose translation is MLRPFLKYAGGAEITLESSLRDLGLDSMQAIELLFAIEDTYQVSLPDELLTDTTFATAGSLWAAISGARQC
- a CDS encoding type III PLP-dependent enzyme is translated as MRTPAYVYDLDEVDRSVALLRAALPAPSRLYYSLKANPHPSVVAALRAAGCHAEVCSPGELEVASSAGFSPDDVLYTGPGKRDAEVADALRQGVRWFSVDSPHAIDQLDRLSPGDARFLLRVNDSAPVPGQGLTMTGVASQFGADAEWVLARPELFGARDAATPAGFHLYMGTNLTDEDALVAQFTQAATTARKLADACGWEVEVLDLGGGFGAPFARAGALPVFDGLAGRVEDLLDSAFPDWREGRPAVAFESGRYLVATAGRLLTRVLDAKVSHGTPVLVLESGINHLGGMSGLRRLPPMVPHLLSLEGRDRLTGAIVAGPLCTPLDTWGRGVDVVDARPGDVLAVPNVGAYGLTASLVAFLGHPPPLEVTVRSGRVLDVSALALRREQPTDHDWE